A DNA window from Onthophagus taurus isolate NC chromosome 1, IU_Otau_3.0, whole genome shotgun sequence contains the following coding sequences:
- the LOC139431144 gene encoding uncharacterized protein: MLHLIGNSHARASDNTDGMTDPLVAVLPRNNDSTNVVESSLPSLPLYCSGNFDGLSRTMQDFTTDPPLYEQIMNELRSQPGNDNGAIVTTSPTLSSYGLTRISMEIREEGTYQEVVVPPEPATNQADVVQPLPDIVHTDVTSQAPAENQVLAAPSVPATEDVSQPSDRICVSPVFSSGPIRYTSRRIKKRVNLLSRGCVKQTTRPNPSPASQDSCRLLRNALAKPPRNTRRVPTLATVTRPATVVTSPPEVTIDIRDSPPTITTIPPQNVVFPPPLPIPTIPQRQNLPAVNTAHPDPWVDAFLHSTTNLASSLLSQEDFFILGLKPQLQTKVTTLEHHKRHFVNALNAVNQNPTVCFAASSNILNMYNTKINLYKSLLRLLPDNG; the protein is encoded by the coding sequence GCAAGCGATAATACCGATGGTATGACCGACCCACTGGTTGCCGTGCTGCCACGCAATAACGACAGTACGAATGTTGTTGAGTCAAGCCTACCGTCGTTACCATTATATTGCAGCGGCAACTTTGACGGTTTGAGTCGTACCATGCAGGATTTCACTACAGACCCACCACTGTACGAGCAAATAATGAATGAGCTCCGGTCACAGCCAGGGAACGACAATGGTGCGATTGTTACCACCAGTCCAACCTTGTCGTCCTACGGCTTAACTCGCATCAGTATGGAGATACGAGAAGAAGGAACATATCAGGAAGTTGTTGTGCCACCTGAACCTGCTACCAATCAGGCCGACGTGGTACAACCACTTCCAGATATTGTACATACGGATGTCACAAGTCAAGCACCTGCTGAAAACCAGGTGCTTGCGGCACCGTCTGTACCAGCGACGGAAGACGTATCCCAACCCTCCGATAGGATATGTGTTTCGCCTGTCTTCTCGAGTGGACCCATACGGTACACATCCCGCCGTATAAAAAAACGCGTCAACTTGTTGTCAAGGGGTTGCGTGAAACAAACTACCCGCCCAAACCCTTCTCCTGCTTCACAAGACTCCTGTAGATTGCTGCGAAACGCATTAGCCAAACCTCCCCGTAACACACGAAGAGTACCTACACTCGCTACAGTAACCAGACCTGCAACGGTGGTTACATCTCCACCAGAGGTGACCATCGACATCCGTGACAGCCCGCCAACTATCACAACTATCCCACCACAAAATGTGGTGTTCCCACCACCTTTACCTATCCCTACTATCCCGCAGAGGCAAAATCTTCCAGCTGTAAATACCGCACATCCCGACCCATGGGTTGATGCGTTTCTGCATTCAACAACCAACTTGGCAAGCAGTCTTTTGTCCCAAGAGGATTTTTTCATCTTGGGCTTGAAACCTCAATTGCAAACCAAAGTGACGACTTTGGAACATCATAAGCGCCACTTCGTGAACGCGTTGAATGCAGTAAACCAGAATCCCACCGTCTGCTTTGCTGCTTCTTCAAACATCCTTAACATGTACAACACCAAAATTAACCTGTATAAGTCCCTTCTCAGGCTGCTGCCTGACAACGGTtaa